One segment of Rosa chinensis cultivar Old Blush chromosome 6, RchiOBHm-V2, whole genome shotgun sequence DNA contains the following:
- the LOC112173228 gene encoding UPF0481 protein At3g47200: MESFGGDDGADDIATIGSDLISSMNNIVPENSLLSTKCCIFATPKLLLKDNEKSYLPTAFAIGPVHHGKPDLQEAEQIKLKYTRDLIARVSEWNDTIVKDLVKEIASLEEQARQYYAVPVKFNKAKFVKLLLVDGCFIIELFRKRLGDSPIYEDDPVCGRPFLREVLGTDLLLLENQIPWMVLDRLFSSTTRTGALSLTQVTLSFFSFLRTGGLDLQTENSFMLSTLDQSKHVLELLRNSLVWSTIPEGGELDTWELIPSASSLTEAGVKFKKGSTSNGLLDIKFSNGVLEIPPLVIVEPTKAFFRNLISYEQCYHWCHPKITSYAMLLDLLINTSKDMDILCENGIIQNWLNPEDATQIFNNLYNDTNVSHFYYLELCREVNKYCKRRWPRWRAMYVRNHFSSPWAIASQVLAAIIFILTLLQTVFSIKS, from the coding sequence ATGGAGAGTTTTGGAGGAGATGACGGTGCAGATGACATTGCAACTATAGGAAGTGATTTGATATCTTCCATGAACAACATTGTGCCTGAAAATTCTTTACTGTCGACCAAATGTTGCATCTTTGCAACCCCAAAATTACTCTTGAAAGATAATGAAAAATCTTATTTACCCACGGCATTCGCCATTGGGCCAGTGCACCATGGCAAACCAGACTTGCAGGAGGCAGAGCAAATTAAACTGAAGTATACACGAGACCTCATTGCTCGAGTCTCAGAATGGAATGACACGATTGTGAAGGACTTAGTCAAAGAGATTGCAAGTCTTGAGGAACAAGCCCGCCAATACTACGCTGTGCCAGTGAAATTCAATAAAGCAAAGTTTGTAAAACTGTTGTTGGTTGATGGTTGCTTTATCATCGAGCTGTTCCGTAAAAGGCTAGGTGATTCACCTATTTATGAGGATGACCCAGTATGTGGTAGGCCTTTCTTACGTGAGGTATTAGGCACTGACTTGTTATTACTAGAAAACCAAATACCTTGGATGGTTCTCGATCGATTGTTTAGCAGCACAACCCGTACTGGTGCACTTTCCCTGACTCAAGTAACCTTATCCTTCTTTAGTTTCTTGCGAACAGGAGGGTTAGATCTACAAACGGAAAATAGTTTCATGCTCAGCACTTTAGATCAAAGCAAGCACGTACTTGAGCTGTTAAGAAACTCATTAGTTTGGTCAACTATTCCAGAAGGAGGCGAGCTTGATACATGGGAGCTAATTCCGAGTGCCTCGAGTCTGACGGAAGCTGGTGTTAAATTCAAGAAAGGTAGTACATCGAATGGCTTATTGGATATCAAATTCAGTAATGGGGTACTTGAAATACCACCTTTGGTTATTGTCGAACCGACAAAAGCTTTCTTCCGAAACTTGATTAGCTATGAGCAGTGTTACCATTGGTGCCATCCTAAGATCACTtcttatgccatgcttctagATCTTCTCATCAACACTTCAAAAGATATGGATATACTCTGCGAAAACGGAATCATTCAGAATTGGTTGAATCCAGAAGATGCGACCCAGATCTTCAACAACCTTTACAATGATACAAATGTCAGCCACTTCTATTATCTTGAACTTTGCCGGGAAGTGAACAAGTATTGCAAACGTCGTTGGCCGAGATGGCGAGCAATGTATGTGCGAAATCATTTCAGCAGTCCGTGGGCAATCGCTTCTCAAGTTTTGGCAGCTATCATATTTATTCTCACATTGTTGCAAACAGTGTTTAGCATCAAGAGTTAA